A region from the Pseudonocardia petroleophila genome encodes:
- a CDS encoding carbonic anhydrase family protein: MSDTDLEPELDVVPTRRSFLTAVPALLLTPGLVGCATDPSPAPPGTAPSGAASTSPAPPAGPQQSPVALSTADAVPAPELPELVVDYPRSVDLSVRYVSRDPDDPTGCTTRGREETIEAEVPAGAAGISLDGVRYELKQFHFHTASEHTLDGRRYAVEQHFVHAGPNGETLVIGRFLDGGGPGGTTADRVLDDLPEECGEEIAIAGADLAGDLPADLSTLRYPGSLTTKPNTEGVSWLVLRTPGSVADETISEVRELFPDGDARDLQPLNGRVVRLREQ, encoded by the coding sequence ATGAGTGACACCGACCTGGAACCGGAGCTCGACGTCGTGCCCACCCGCCGTTCGTTCCTGACCGCCGTCCCCGCCCTCCTCCTCACCCCCGGGCTGGTCGGTTGCGCCACCGACCCGTCACCGGCCCCGCCGGGCACCGCGCCGTCCGGAGCGGCGTCGACGAGCCCCGCACCCCCCGCGGGACCGCAGCAGAGCCCGGTCGCCCTGAGCACGGCGGACGCGGTCCCGGCCCCGGAGCTGCCGGAGCTCGTCGTCGACTACCCGCGGTCGGTCGACCTGTCCGTCCGCTACGTCAGCCGCGACCCCGACGACCCGACCGGCTGCACCACCCGCGGGCGCGAGGAGACGATCGAGGCCGAGGTCCCCGCGGGCGCGGCGGGCATCTCGCTGGACGGCGTCCGCTACGAGCTCAAGCAGTTCCACTTCCACACCGCCTCCGAGCACACGCTCGACGGGCGCCGGTACGCGGTCGAGCAGCACTTCGTGCACGCCGGTCCGAACGGCGAGACGCTCGTCATCGGGCGGTTCCTCGACGGCGGCGGACCCGGGGGAACCACGGCCGACCGCGTCCTCGACGACCTGCCCGAGGAGTGCGGCGAGGAGATCGCGATCGCCGGGGCGGACCTGGCCGGCGACCTGCCCGCGGACCTGTCGACCCTGCGCTATCCCGGGTCGCTCACCACGAAGCCCAACACCGAGGGCGTGTCGTGGCTGGTGCTGCGCACCCCCGGCTCGGTCGCCGACGAGACCATCTCCGAGGTCCGCGAGCTCTTCCCCGACGGCGACGCCCGGGACCTGCAGCCCCTCAACGGCCGGGTGGTCCGACTGCGCGAGCAGTGA
- a CDS encoding cold-shock protein has translation MAQGTVKWFNGEKGFGFISVDGGGADVFVHYSEIDAGGFRSLDEGQRVEFEVGQGAKGPQATGVRVV, from the coding sequence ATGGCGCAGGGAACTGTGAAGTGGTTCAACGGGGAGAAGGGCTTCGGCTTCATCTCCGTCGACGGGGGCGGCGCTGACGTCTTCGTGCACTACTCCGAGATCGACGCGGGCGGCTTCCGCTCGCTCGACGAGGGGCAGCGCGTGGAGTTCGAGGTCGGCCAGGGCGCCAAGGGGCCGCAGGCCACCGGCGTTCGCGTCGTCTGA
- a CDS encoding VOC family protein: MGSTGTAPALAGVHHLKLPVRDLERSRDWYTSRLGYEQAQEWIEGGTLVGIGLTHPRGGPDLALRLDPARAEAAAGFDYFSIGVPDQESIQALAARLSALGETHAGVHVATFGWILPLLHDPDGHEVRFYTVEHHTDVDAVATVHDPRESAARRAQARSETSPRASSR; encoded by the coding sequence ATGGGATCCACGGGGACCGCACCGGCGCTGGCCGGCGTCCACCACCTCAAGCTCCCGGTCCGGGACCTGGAGCGCTCGCGCGACTGGTACACGAGCCGGCTGGGCTACGAGCAGGCGCAGGAGTGGATCGAGGGAGGCACGCTCGTCGGGATCGGCCTGACCCACCCGCGGGGCGGCCCCGACCTCGCCCTGCGCCTGGACCCCGCCCGCGCCGAGGCGGCCGCCGGGTTCGACTACTTCTCCATCGGGGTGCCGGACCAGGAGTCCATCCAGGCACTGGCCGCCCGGCTCTCCGCGCTGGGCGAGACCCACGCGGGGGTGCACGTCGCGACGTTCGGCTGGATCCTGCCGCTGCTGCACGACCCCGACGGCCACGAGGTGCGCTTCTACACCGTCGAGCACCACACCGACGTCGACGCGGTCGCGACCGTCCACGATCCCCGCGAGTCGGCGGCGCGGCGCGCGCAGGCGCGATCTGAGACATCCCCGCGGGCGTCGTCCCGATAG
- a CDS encoding TetR/AcrR family transcriptional regulator — protein MTPPVKARPRAAQIAETERRVVGAAARLFVADGYAATTLTAVADAAGVGARTIYVRFGSKAALLKRVVDVAIVGDTEPVDVLGRDWMRAALTAATADERLAAAAAAGRRIMERAGPVFAVAQQAAAVEPLIEAYWDEGRAQTRHTGRVFWSRMAQDGLLDPACDLDRIVDSAAVVCAAETYLLGRRMLGWSPADYEAWLLRTTTSLTRP, from the coding sequence GTGACCCCGCCCGTCAAGGCCCGTCCGCGGGCCGCGCAGATCGCCGAGACCGAACGGCGGGTGGTCGGGGCCGCGGCCCGGCTGTTCGTCGCCGACGGCTACGCGGCCACGACGCTCACCGCCGTCGCCGACGCCGCCGGGGTGGGGGCCCGCACGATCTACGTGCGCTTCGGCTCGAAGGCGGCCCTGCTCAAGCGCGTCGTCGACGTGGCGATCGTGGGTGACACCGAACCCGTCGACGTGCTGGGCCGGGACTGGATGCGGGCCGCGCTGACCGCGGCGACCGCCGACGAGCGGCTCGCCGCGGCCGCCGCAGCGGGCCGCCGGATCATGGAACGGGCCGGACCGGTGTTCGCCGTGGCCCAGCAGGCCGCGGCGGTCGAGCCGCTGATCGAGGCCTACTGGGACGAGGGCCGGGCGCAGACCCGGCACACCGGGCGGGTGTTCTGGTCCCGGATGGCGCAGGACGGCCTGCTCGACCCGGCGTGCGACCTCGACCGGATCGTCGACAGCGCGGCCGTCGTGTGCGCCGCCGAGACCTACCTGCTCGGCCGACGGATGCTCGGCTGGTCGCCCGCCGACTACGAGGCCTGGCTGCTCCGGACGACGACGTCGCTCACGCGGCCCTGA
- the hppD gene encoding 4-hydroxyphenylpyruvate dioxygenase, which yields MSIDQTPLTGQERLAELDLDQLRQLVGLVEHDGDGDPFPVIGWDAVVWAVGNATQAAHLYQAVWGMELVAYSGPETGNRDHHAYVLRSGAVRFVLTGAVDPASPVADHHRRHGDGIVDIALEVPDVDRCVAHARAQGATVLVEPHDETDAHGTVRSAAIATYGETRHTLVDRSRYTGPYLPGFVARGGVTAGPRLFQALDHVVGNVELGHMDEWVGFYNRVMGFTNMAEFVGEDIATEYSALMSKVVASGDHRVKFPLNEPAIGRKRSQIDEYLEFYGGPGAQHLALATTDILATVDALRERGVEFLSTPESYYSDPQLRARIGHVRVPIEELAARGILVDRDEDGYLLQIFTKPLGDRPTVFFEIIERHGSLGFGAGNFQALFEAIEREQERRGNF from the coding sequence ATGAGCATCGACCAGACCCCCCTGACCGGCCAGGAGCGCCTGGCCGAGCTCGACCTCGACCAGCTGCGCCAGCTCGTCGGCCTCGTGGAGCACGACGGCGACGGCGACCCGTTCCCGGTCATCGGCTGGGACGCCGTCGTGTGGGCCGTGGGCAACGCCACCCAGGCCGCGCACCTCTACCAGGCCGTGTGGGGCATGGAGCTGGTCGCCTACTCCGGCCCGGAGACCGGCAACCGCGACCACCACGCCTACGTCCTGCGCTCCGGCGCGGTGCGGTTCGTGCTGACCGGCGCCGTCGACCCGGCGTCCCCGGTCGCCGACCACCACCGCCGCCACGGCGACGGGATCGTCGACATCGCCCTCGAGGTGCCCGACGTCGACCGCTGCGTCGCGCACGCCCGCGCCCAGGGCGCCACGGTGCTGGTGGAGCCGCACGACGAGACCGACGCGCACGGCACCGTCCGCTCCGCCGCGATCGCCACCTACGGCGAGACGCGGCACACGCTCGTCGACCGCTCCCGCTACACCGGCCCGTACCTGCCCGGGTTCGTCGCCCGCGGCGGCGTGACGGCCGGGCCCCGGCTGTTCCAGGCGCTCGACCACGTCGTGGGCAACGTCGAGCTCGGGCACATGGACGAGTGGGTCGGCTTCTACAACCGGGTCATGGGCTTCACGAACATGGCCGAGTTCGTCGGCGAGGACATCGCCACCGAGTACTCCGCACTGATGAGCAAGGTCGTCGCCAGCGGCGACCACCGCGTGAAGTTCCCGCTCAACGAGCCGGCGATCGGCAGGAAGCGCAGCCAGATCGACGAGTACCTCGAGTTCTACGGCGGCCCCGGCGCGCAGCACCTCGCGCTGGCCACCACCGACATCCTCGCCACCGTCGACGCGCTGCGCGAGCGCGGCGTGGAGTTCCTGTCCACCCCGGAGTCCTACTACTCCGACCCGCAGCTGCGCGCCCGCATCGGCCACGTCCGCGTGCCGATCGAGGAGCTGGCGGCCCGCGGCATCCTCGTCGACCGCGACGAGGACGGCTACCTGCTGCAGATCTTCACCAAGCCGCTCGGTGACCGCCCGACCGTCTTCTTCGAGATCATCGAGCGGCACGGGTCGCTCGGCTTCGGCGCAGGCAACTTCCAGGCGCTGTTCGAGGCCATCGAGCGCGAGCAGGAGCGGCGCGGCAACTTCTGA
- a CDS encoding Lrp/AsnC family transcriptional regulator has translation MLDALDIDLLRALRETPRAGVLELSRTLGVARGTVQSRIDRLERDGVVTGYGPDVDVVAAGFPVQAFVTLEIAQGALDDVTAELSALPAVLEAHATTGTSDVLCRLAAASHEDLQETLLQIDRSGTVSRSTSVIVLSTVVAPRTAPLLERGPRRGAPRAPAYRRG, from the coding sequence ATGCTGGACGCCCTCGACATCGACCTGCTCCGCGCGCTGCGCGAGACCCCCCGCGCCGGGGTGCTGGAGCTGTCCCGCACGCTCGGGGTGGCCCGCGGCACCGTGCAGTCGCGGATCGACCGCCTCGAGCGCGACGGCGTCGTCACCGGGTACGGCCCCGACGTCGACGTGGTCGCGGCCGGGTTCCCGGTGCAGGCGTTCGTGACGCTGGAGATCGCCCAGGGCGCGCTCGACGACGTCACCGCGGAGCTCTCGGCGCTGCCCGCGGTGCTGGAGGCCCACGCCACCACCGGCACCTCCGACGTGCTGTGCCGCCTCGCCGCGGCCTCCCACGAGGACCTGCAGGAGACCCTGCTGCAGATCGACCGCTCCGGCACGGTCTCCCGCTCCACGAGCGTGATCGTGCTCTCGACCGTCGTCGCCCCGCGGACGGCGCCGCTGCTGGAGCGGGGCCCGCGTCGCGGCGCACCCCGGGCGCCCGCGTACCGCCGCGGGTAG
- a CDS encoding DHA2 family efflux MFS transporter permease subunit gives MSGDGVARDEPQAPVTRVGLAIGLLVGSAFVMILNETIMSVALPVLIVDLRISASTAQWLTSGFLLTMAVVIPVTGYLLQRYSPRQVFVAAMTIFSTGTLVAALSPGFELLLVGRVVQAVGTAVMIPLLFTTVMTLIPLERRGTTMGTISIVIAVAPAVGPTISGLILSALDWRWMFWIVLPIALVALAAGASLLRVPAETRTVPLDVLSVLISAVAFSGLVYGLSAIGEAARGGARVPPWIPVVIGAVAMVVFVRRQLRLQRDDRALLDLRPFAHRSFVVSVLLVALSMMALFGALILLPLYLQEVLGTDPFTTGLVVLPGGLVMGLLGPVVGRAFDRVGARPLVIPGAVVLSGALWMLTLLVGGPLWTVVAAHVVLSAGIAVMLTPLMTDALSSLPASLYSHGSAIITTLQQVAGAAGTALFVTVMTIASVSDGAIDAAGVRVAFGTAAVISLGAIAVSLLVAPKRTAAPETVDAAA, from the coding sequence ATGTCCGGCGACGGTGTCGCTCGCGACGAGCCGCAGGCACCGGTGACGCGGGTGGGTCTGGCGATCGGCCTGCTGGTCGGCTCGGCGTTCGTCATGATCCTCAACGAGACGATCATGAGCGTGGCGCTGCCCGTGCTGATCGTCGACCTGCGGATCAGCGCGAGCACGGCCCAGTGGCTGACCAGCGGGTTCCTGCTCACGATGGCCGTGGTCATCCCGGTCACCGGGTACCTGCTGCAGCGGTACTCGCCGCGGCAGGTGTTCGTGGCGGCGATGACGATCTTCAGCACGGGCACCCTGGTGGCCGCGCTGTCGCCCGGCTTCGAGCTGCTGCTGGTGGGCCGCGTCGTGCAGGCCGTCGGCACCGCGGTGATGATCCCGCTGCTGTTCACCACGGTGATGACGCTGATCCCCCTCGAGCGCCGCGGCACCACCATGGGCACGATCTCGATCGTCATCGCGGTGGCGCCCGCGGTCGGCCCCACGATCTCGGGCCTCATCCTCTCCGCGCTCGACTGGCGCTGGATGTTCTGGATCGTGCTGCCGATCGCCCTGGTCGCGCTCGCCGCGGGGGCCTCGCTGCTGCGGGTGCCCGCCGAGACGCGCACGGTCCCGCTCGACGTGCTGTCGGTGCTGATCTCCGCGGTCGCGTTCAGCGGCCTGGTCTACGGCCTGAGCGCGATCGGCGAGGCCGCGCGCGGCGGGGCCCGGGTGCCGCCGTGGATCCCGGTGGTCATCGGGGCGGTGGCGATGGTCGTGTTCGTCCGGCGCCAGCTGCGGCTGCAGCGCGACGACCGCGCCCTGCTCGACCTGCGGCCGTTCGCGCACCGCTCGTTCGTCGTGTCGGTGCTGCTCGTGGCGCTGAGCATGATGGCGCTGTTCGGCGCGCTGATCCTGCTGCCGCTCTACCTGCAGGAGGTGCTCGGCACCGACCCGTTCACCACGGGGCTGGTGGTGCTGCCCGGCGGCCTGGTGATGGGTCTGCTCGGCCCGGTGGTCGGCCGCGCGTTCGACCGCGTCGGCGCCCGCCCGCTGGTGATCCCCGGGGCCGTGGTGCTCAGCGGGGCGCTGTGGATGCTCACGCTGCTGGTCGGCGGCCCGCTGTGGACCGTCGTCGCCGCGCACGTCGTGCTGAGCGCGGGCATCGCCGTGATGCTCACGCCGCTGATGACCGACGCACTGAGCTCGCTGCCCGCGTCGCTGTACTCGCACGGCAGCGCGATCATCACCACGCTGCAGCAGGTGGCGGGCGCCGCGGGCACCGCGCTGTTCGTCACGGTGATGACGATCGCGTCGGTGTCGGACGGGGCGATCGACGCGGCAGGCGTGCGCGTCGCGTTCGGGACGGCCGCGGTGATCTCGCTCGGCGCGATCGCCGTGTCGCTGCTGGTGGCGCCGAAGCGGACGGCCGCGCCCGAGACGGTCGACGCCGCCGCATGA
- a CDS encoding HAD-IA family hydrolase, protein MTRTVVLDVGDVLIPTGPLHESVGAGLGLDAETFRAGFGTGRAGYDLGGPAGEYWSGVVRAWGRDPEPALLAELERRDAERWTALPPGEAELVAELAAAGDRLAILSNAPAPLAAAARAASWTDPFEVIVFSAEVGLAKPDPAVFAAVEARLGPTGGIVFLDDKPANVEAARAHGWAAHVFVDVATARRDLSRRGGTR, encoded by the coding sequence ATGACCCGCACGGTCGTCCTCGACGTCGGCGACGTGCTGATCCCCACCGGCCCGCTGCACGAGTCGGTGGGGGCGGGGCTGGGGCTCGACGCGGAGACCTTCCGCGCCGGGTTCGGCACCGGCCGCGCCGGCTACGACCTCGGCGGGCCGGCCGGGGAGTACTGGTCCGGGGTCGTGCGCGCGTGGGGCCGCGACCCGGAACCGGCCCTGCTCGCCGAGCTGGAGCGCCGCGACGCCGAGCGCTGGACGGCCCTGCCGCCCGGCGAGGCGGAGCTGGTGGCCGAGCTGGCCGCCGCGGGCGACCGGCTCGCGATCCTGTCCAACGCGCCCGCGCCGCTCGCCGCCGCGGCCCGCGCCGCGTCCTGGACCGACCCGTTCGAGGTGATCGTGTTCTCCGCCGAGGTCGGGCTGGCCAAGCCCGACCCGGCCGTCTTCGCCGCGGTCGAGGCCCGGCTCGGGCCCACCGGGGGGATCGTGTTCCTCGACGACAAGCCGGCCAACGTCGAGGCGGCCCGGGCCCACGGCTGGGCCGCCCACGTCTTCGTCGACGTCGCCACGGCCCGGCGCGACCTCAGCCGTCGCGGTGGAACGCGGTGA
- a CDS encoding winged helix DNA-binding domain-containing protein: protein MAERELSWARLNRALLARQLLLERADLDPVAAVERVGGLQTQYSPSAYIGLWSRLAGFRRADLTDALTRGRIVQGWVMRCTIHMVSAADHPPLTEAVRAHRRVWWTRDPRSAGIDMPAAAEVVRDLLAAGPLTQAAIVDGLLAAGFGKDAFTGVQLWLDLVRVPPAGTWERPRAHVYGLARTPRAPVDLAAAEELLARRYLRGYGPATPGDLGRYAGWTITHTRTVLDRLALRTFRDPDGALLYDLPRAALPEADAPAPVRFLGTFDGALLLGHATRARLVPAEHRHEVFHVRKPQSAPTFLVDGRVAGTWRYADGRVRTAPFEALPPAVRDDVEAEADRLTAFHRDG from the coding sequence GTGGCGGAGCGGGAGCTGTCGTGGGCGCGACTCAACCGCGCGCTGCTGGCCCGCCAGCTGCTGCTGGAGCGCGCCGACCTGGATCCCGTCGCGGCCGTCGAGCGGGTGGGCGGGCTGCAGACGCAGTACAGCCCGTCGGCCTACATCGGCCTGTGGTCGCGACTGGCCGGGTTCCGCCGCGCCGACCTCACCGACGCCCTGACCCGCGGCCGGATCGTCCAGGGCTGGGTGATGCGCTGCACGATCCACATGGTGTCCGCGGCCGACCACCCGCCGCTGACCGAGGCCGTGCGCGCGCACCGCCGGGTGTGGTGGACCCGGGACCCCCGCAGCGCCGGCATCGACATGCCGGCCGCGGCCGAGGTCGTCCGCGACCTGCTGGCCGCCGGGCCGCTGACGCAGGCCGCGATCGTCGACGGGCTGCTCGCGGCCGGGTTCGGCAAGGACGCGTTCACCGGGGTGCAGCTGTGGCTCGACCTGGTGCGCGTGCCGCCCGCGGGCACCTGGGAACGCCCGCGCGCCCACGTCTACGGGCTCGCGCGGACCCCCCGCGCCCCCGTCGACCTCGCCGCGGCCGAGGAGCTGCTCGCCCGCCGCTACCTGCGCGGCTACGGCCCCGCCACCCCCGGCGACCTCGGCCGCTACGCCGGCTGGACGATCACGCACACGAGGACGGTGCTCGACCGCCTCGCGCTGCGCACCTTCCGCGACCCCGACGGCGCCCTGCTGTACGACCTGCCGCGCGCCGCGCTGCCGGAGGCCGACGCCCCGGCCCCCGTGCGGTTCCTCGGCACCTTCGACGGCGCGCTGCTGCTCGGCCACGCCACCCGCGCGCGGCTCGTCCCGGCCGAGCACCGGCACGAGGTGTTCCACGTCCGCAAGCCGCAGTCGGCACCGACGTTCCTCGTCGACGGGCGGGTGGCGGGCACCTGGCGCTACGCCGACGGGCGCGTGCGGACCGCGCCGTTCGAGGCCCTGCCGCCCGCCGTCCGGGACGACGTCGAGGCGGAGGCCGACCGGCTCACCGCGTTCCACCGCGACGGCTGA
- a CDS encoding sulfatase-like hydrolase/transferase, which produces MRTALAAVVVLAAMVVPRDALGILRLPVEGLALLAVALLLPARAVRPAATVAGTVLGVVAVLAVLDAGFRAVLARPFDPLLDATSVAAGVEFVAGSAGVPAAVGVATAAAVAALALVVGVALAVRHLARLAVAHRRTAARAVAVLTPVWVVAALLGAPVASAGAAVLVRDHAVQVRDGLADAEVFAAQLAADPYRGADGLLAALAGKDVVVAFVESYGRDAVDLVGPHLDAGTRDLAAAGFATRSGFLTSPVVGGNSWLAHATFLSGLRVDDQRRHAALVGSDRMTLSSAFGDAGWRTVGVMPGTTREWPEAGFYGYDTVHDFAALGYRGPDHGWATVPDQYTLAAFQRAELDAAHAPLMAEIALVSSHAPWAYVPPVLDWAAVGDGSVYRGVPPGPAEYAGAIAYSLDSIVSWVRTHGDDDLVLLVLGDHQPSAAVTGGGATADVPISVVTRDAAVLDRVASWDWTPGLRPAPDAPVWPMEGFRDRFLAAFSG; this is translated from the coding sequence GTGAGGACCGCGCTCGCCGCGGTCGTGGTGCTGGCCGCGATGGTCGTGCCGCGCGACGCCCTCGGGATCCTGCGGCTGCCCGTCGAGGGGCTGGCGCTGCTCGCCGTGGCGCTGCTGCTCCCGGCCAGGGCGGTGCGGCCCGCGGCGACCGTCGCCGGGACCGTGCTGGGGGTCGTCGCCGTGCTGGCCGTCCTCGACGCCGGGTTCCGCGCCGTGCTGGCCCGCCCGTTCGACCCGCTGCTCGACGCCACCTCGGTCGCGGCGGGCGTCGAGTTCGTGGCGGGGTCGGCGGGGGTGCCCGCGGCGGTCGGGGTCGCGACGGCGGCGGCCGTCGCCGCGCTGGCGCTGGTCGTCGGCGTCGCGCTGGCCGTGCGGCACCTGGCCCGGCTCGCCGTGGCGCACCGGCGCACCGCCGCCCGCGCGGTCGCCGTGCTGACGCCGGTCTGGGTGGTCGCCGCGCTGCTCGGCGCCCCGGTCGCCTCCGCGGGCGCCGCGGTGCTCGTCCGCGACCACGCGGTCCAGGTCCGCGACGGCCTCGCCGACGCCGAGGTCTTCGCCGCGCAGCTGGCCGCCGACCCCTACCGCGGCGCCGACGGGCTGCTCGCGGCGCTGGCGGGCAAGGACGTCGTCGTCGCGTTCGTGGAGAGCTACGGCCGCGACGCCGTGGACCTCGTCGGCCCGCACCTCGACGCCGGCACCCGCGACCTCGCCGCCGCCGGGTTCGCCACCCGCAGCGGCTTCCTCACCTCACCGGTGGTGGGCGGCAACAGCTGGCTCGCCCACGCCACGTTCCTCTCCGGCCTGCGCGTCGACGACCAGCGGCGCCACGCCGCGCTCGTCGGCAGCGACCGGATGACGCTGAGCAGCGCGTTCGGCGACGCCGGCTGGCGGACGGTCGGGGTCATGCCAGGCACGACCCGGGAGTGGCCCGAGGCCGGCTTCTACGGCTACGACACCGTCCACGACTTCGCCGCACTGGGCTACCGCGGGCCGGACCACGGCTGGGCCACGGTGCCCGACCAGTACACCCTCGCCGCGTTCCAGCGCGCCGAGCTCGACGCGGCGCACGCCCCGCTGATGGCCGAGATCGCGCTGGTCAGCAGCCACGCGCCGTGGGCGTACGTGCCGCCGGTGCTGGACTGGGCGGCCGTCGGGGACGGGTCGGTCTACCGGGGCGTGCCGCCCGGGCCCGCGGAGTACGCCGGGGCGATCGCCTACTCCCTCGACAGCATCGTGTCCTGGGTGCGGACCCACGGCGACGACGACCTCGTGCTCCTCGTGCTCGGTGACCACCAGCCGTCCGCGGCCGTCACCGGCGGTGGCGCGACGGCGGACGTCCCGATCTCGGTGGTGACCCGCGACGCCGCGGTGCTCGACCGCGTCGCCTCCTGGGACTGGACGCCGGGCCTGCGACCCGCCCCGGACGCCCCGGTCTGGCCGATGGAGGGTTTCCGGGACCGCTTCCTGGCGGCGTTCTCCGGGTAG
- a CDS encoding CDP-alcohol phosphatidyltransferase family protein, with amino-acid sequence MLLALLTALTGLGPVGWAAGLLFAAGLWTLLDTAARRAGTDALGPADLVTLARAALVGGVLALVVDGAGPVPIVAVASVALALDAVDGRVARRTGTASALGARFDMEVDAVLLLVLSAHVAVLLGPWVLAIGLMRYAYAAAGRLLPWLRGALPVRYSAKAVAAVQGIVLVAAVAGAPGWVVAAALVLLVWSFGQSVVFLWRAR; translated from the coding sequence GTGCTGCTCGCGCTGCTGACGGCGCTCACCGGCCTCGGCCCGGTCGGGTGGGCCGCCGGGCTGCTCTTCGCCGCTGGCCTGTGGACCCTGCTCGACACCGCGGCCCGCCGGGCCGGCACCGACGCGCTCGGGCCGGCCGACCTGGTGACGCTCGCGCGGGCCGCACTGGTCGGAGGGGTGCTGGCCCTGGTGGTCGACGGGGCGGGACCGGTGCCGATCGTCGCCGTCGCGTCGGTCGCCCTGGCCCTGGACGCCGTCGACGGGCGGGTGGCCCGGCGCACCGGGACGGCCTCGGCGCTGGGGGCCCGGTTCGACATGGAGGTCGACGCGGTCCTGCTGCTCGTGCTCAGCGCGCACGTCGCCGTCCTGCTCGGCCCGTGGGTGCTCGCGATCGGGCTGATGCGCTACGCGTACGCGGCGGCGGGCCGGCTGCTGCCGTGGCTGCGCGGGGCCCTGCCGGTGCGGTACTCGGCGAAGGCCGTGGCCGCGGTGCAGGGGATCGTGCTGGTGGCGGCGGTCGCCGGGGCGCCGGGCTGGGTGGTCGCGGCGGCGCTGGTGCTGCTCGTGTGGTCGTTCGGGCAGAGCGTGGTGTTCCTGTGGCGCGCCCGGTGA
- a CDS encoding zinc-dependent alcohol dehydrogenase has translation MDRSARAFWVAAPGHGEIRDVELTPPGPDDVLVRTLTSGVSRGTETLVFRGGVPHSQHAVMRAPFQDGEFPGPVKYGYLNVGVVELGPPHLLGRTVFGLYPHQTRWVVPAGAVTVVPDDVPPARAVLAGTVETAVNALWDAAPLVGDRIAVVGAGMVGCCVAAVLAGFPGVRVELVDVDPARAAIADALGVGFAAPAAAAGECDLVVHASATDAGLARSLELLAVEGEVLELSWYGDRAVTVPLGAGFHSRRLSIRSSQVGMVAPARRGRRGYADRLALALRLLADPRYDALVADAVPFEELPRLLTRLAAGEPFAPCVRVLYG, from the coding sequence GTGGACCGCAGTGCTCGGGCCTTCTGGGTCGCCGCGCCGGGCCACGGGGAGATCCGCGACGTCGAGCTGACGCCCCCCGGACCGGACGACGTGCTCGTCCGCACGCTGACCTCCGGCGTCAGCCGCGGCACCGAGACGCTGGTGTTCCGCGGCGGCGTGCCGCACAGCCAGCACGCGGTGATGCGCGCACCGTTCCAGGACGGGGAGTTCCCCGGGCCGGTGAAGTACGGCTACCTCAACGTCGGCGTCGTCGAGCTGGGCCCGCCCCACCTGCTCGGGCGCACCGTGTTCGGCCTGTACCCGCACCAGACCCGCTGGGTGGTCCCGGCCGGTGCCGTCACCGTCGTCCCCGACGACGTCCCGCCGGCCCGTGCGGTGCTGGCCGGCACCGTCGAGACCGCCGTGAACGCGCTGTGGGACGCCGCGCCGCTGGTCGGCGACCGGATCGCCGTCGTCGGGGCCGGGATGGTCGGCTGCTGCGTGGCCGCGGTGCTCGCCGGGTTCCCGGGCGTGCGCGTCGAGCTGGTCGACGTCGACCCCGCCCGCGCCGCGATCGCCGACGCGCTGGGCGTCGGCTTCGCCGCCCCGGCCGCCGCCGCGGGGGAGTGCGACCTCGTGGTGCACGCGAGCGCCACCGACGCGGGGCTCGCGCGGAGCCTGGAGCTGCTCGCCGTCGAGGGGGAGGTGCTGGAGCTGAGCTGGTACGGCGACCGCGCCGTCACCGTCCCGCTGGGCGCGGGCTTCCACTCCCGCCGGCTGAGCATCCGCAGCAGCCAGGTCGGGATGGTCGCGCCCGCCCGGCGCGGCCGCCGCGGCTACGCCGACCGCCTCGCGCTGGCGCTGCGCCTGCTCGCCGACCCGCGCTACGACGCGCTCGTCGCCGACGCCGTGCCCTTCGAGGAGCTCCCGCGGCTGCTGACCCGCCTCGCCGCCGGTGAACCGTTCGCGCCGTGCGTCCGTGTCCTCTACGGCTGA
- a CDS encoding 6-pyruvoyl trahydropterin synthase family protein, with translation MFSITVRDHVMVAHSFRGAVFGPAQRLHGATFVVDATFRRPDLDADNIVVDIGLATTELKAVLADLDYRNLDDEPAFAGINTSTEFLAKVVADRLADRVHAGALGEGARGLAGITVALHESHVAWASYERSL, from the coding sequence TTGTTCAGCATCACCGTCCGCGACCACGTGATGGTCGCGCACAGCTTCCGCGGCGCGGTCTTCGGACCCGCGCAGCGCCTGCACGGCGCCACGTTCGTCGTCGACGCCACGTTCCGCCGGCCCGACCTCGACGCCGACAACATCGTCGTCGACATCGGGCTGGCCACCACCGAGCTCAAGGCCGTCCTCGCCGACCTCGACTACCGCAACCTCGACGACGAGCCCGCCTTCGCCGGGATCAACACGTCCACGGAGTTCCTGGCGAAGGTCGTCGCCGACCGGCTGGCCGACCGCGTCCACGCCGGCGCGCTCGGCGAGGGCGCCCGCGGGCTGGCCGGGATCACCGTCGCGCTGCACGAGTCGCACGTGGCCTGGGCGAGCTACGAGCGGTCCCTGTGA